One region of Tamandua tetradactyla isolate mTamTet1 chromosome 6, mTamTet1.pri, whole genome shotgun sequence genomic DNA includes:
- the C6H17orf113 gene encoding uncharacterized protein C17orf113 homolog has product MCGGGRARGQELLDGGGGCPAQRAGMVPPGKKPAGEASNSNKKCKRYFNEHWKEEFTWLDFDYERKLMFCIECRQALVRNKHGKAENAFTVGTDNFQRHALLRHVTSGAHRQALAVNQGQPTFEGLAEAVGAYPGLVTTPTSRGVKVEVDPAKVAVLTTVYCMAKEDVPDDRCSALLELQRFNLCQALLGMDHGESYSPRRVRDMQVAIASVLNMEDCQRLKASPYVGLVLDETRDWPESHSLALFATSVSPCDGQPATTFLGSVELQEGEAAAGQLLDILQAFGVPAPKLAWLSSSLPRDCLGSVGLQLQAACPLLTELHCLPGRTDSEPPAYLGEYESVLDALFRLHGGPSSHMVPELRAALDLAAIDLAGPRPVPWASVLPVVKAVAEAWPHLVPTLEAAAAASPTAGALALALRQFTFVAFTHLLLDTLPSVQKLALVLQPEEPDLALLQPVVMAAAASLQAQRSSGGAHLQGFLQELVSSGPDGGNGRCTYRGVELAGYSAAAIQGFELLQGAFLDSMRRGLRDSYPGPSLDAVAAFAAIFDSRCYPQAPEELGAHGEGALRVLLHAFEPAVVRQRALGDFPLFKRVVFSLGRLGPRALCAKLACAHSELHELFPDFAALAALALVLPAGAGLLDKVGRSRELRWWGQAGGGEGRGCHVAKIAVDGPPLHEFDFGLAIEFLESGWGEGLLGVQLP; this is encoded by the exons ATGTGTGGGGGTGGCAGGGCTAGGGGGCAGGAGCTtttggatgggggtggggggtgccctGCCCAGCGAGCAGGAATGGTGCCCCCGGGGAAGAAACCAGCTGGAGAGGCCTCCAATTCCAACAAGAAGTGCAAGCGTTATTTCAACGAGCACTGGAAAGAGGAGTTTACCTGGCTGGACTTTGACTACGAGCGGAAGCTGATGTTTTGCATCGAGTGCCGCCAGGCGCTGGTGCGGAACAAGCATGGCAAAGCTGAGAACGCCTTCACCGTGGGCACCGACAACTTCCAGCGCCACGCCCTGCTGCGCCACGTCACCTCGGGAGCCCACCGCCAGGCTCTGGCCGTCAACCAGGGCCAGCCGACTTTCGAGGGCCTGGCGGAGGCAGTAGGTGCCTACCCAGGCCTGGTTACCACCCCCACTTCCAGGGGCGTCAAGGTGGAGGTGGACCCAGCCAAAGTGGCCGTGCTGACCACCGTATACTGCATGGCCAAGGAAGACGTGCCCGATGACCGCTGCTCTGCCCTGCTCGAGCTGCAGAGGTTCAACCTGTGCCAGGCGCTGCTGGGCATGGACCATGGCGAGTCCTACAGCCCCAGGCGGGTGAGGGACATGCAG GTGGCCATTGCCAGTGTCCTGAACATGGAGGACTGCCAGCGCCTGAAGGCATCCCCATATGTGGGGCTGGTGCTGGACGAGACCAGGGACTGGCCTGAGTCCCATAGTCTGGCCCTGTTTGCCACTTCGGTGTCCCCCTGTGATGGCCAGCCTGCCACCACCTTCCTGGGCAGTGTGGAGCTGCAGGAGGGTGAGGCAGCCGCTGGCCAACTTCTGGACATCCTGCAGGCTTTTGGCGTGCCTGCACCCAAGCTGGCCTGGCTCAGCTCCAGCCTGCCCAGGGACTGCTTGGGGAGTGTGGGCCTGCAGCTCCAGGCTGCCTGCCCACTACTCACTGAGCTACACTGCCTGCCTGGCCGAACAGACTCTGAACCCCCTGCTTACCTGGGTGAATATGAAAGCGTGCTGGATGCCCTATTCCGTCTCCATGGTGGCCCTAGTTCCCACATGGTTCCTGAACTCCGGGCAGCACTGGACCTTGCAGCCATTGATTTGGCAGGACCACGACCAGTGCCCTGGGCCTCTGTGCTGCCTGTCGTGAAAGCAGTGGCTGAGGCCTGGCCTCACCTGGTACCCACACTGGAGGCTGCGGCTGCAGCCTCACCCACTGCTGGGGCACTGGCCCTCGCCCTGCGCCAGTTCACCTTTGTGGCCTTCACCCACTTGCTGCTCGACACTCTGCCCTCTGTGCAGAAGCTCGCCCTTGTCTTGCAGCCAGAGGAGCCAGACTTGGCCTTGCTGCAGCCTGTGGTGATGGCGGCTGCAGCCTCCCTCCAAGCACAGCGCAGCTCCGGTGGGGCCCACCTCCAGGGCTTCCTGCAGGAACTCGTGTCCTCAGGCCCTGATGGTGGCAACGGGCGCTGTACCTACCGTGGTGTGGAGCTGGCCGGCTACTCCGCTGCGGCCATCCAGGGCTTCGAGCTGCTGCAGGGCGCTTTCCTGGACTCCATGCGGAGGGGGCTGCGAGACTCCTACCCTGGGCCGTCGCTGGACGCTGTGGCTGCCTTTGCTGCGATCTTTGACTCCCGCTGCTACCCGCAGGCCCCGGAGGAGCTGGGTGCGCACGGCGAGGGGGCGCTGAGAGTCCTGCTGCACGCCTTCGAGCCTGCTGTGGTGCGCCAGCGGGCGCTAGGCGACTTCCCGCTCTTCAAGCGCGTGGTTTTCAGCCTGGGGCGGCTCGGCCCGCGGGCCCTGTGTGCCAAACTAGCGTGCGCGCACTCCGAGCTGCACGAGCTCTTCCCTGACTTCGCTGCCCTCGCTGCCTTGGCCTTGGTTCTGCCTGCCGGCGCGGGTCTCCTGGACAAGGTCGGCCGCAGCCGGGAGCTGCGGTGGTGGGGCCAGGCCGGGGGAGGGGAAGGCCGCGGCTGCCACGTGGCGAAGATCGCAGTGGATGGGCCCCCACTGCACGAGTTTGACTTTGGGCTGGCCATAGAGTTCTTAGagagtgggtggggggagggacttCTGGGGGTGCAGCTCCCATGA